One window of Pyrus communis chromosome 12, drPyrComm1.1, whole genome shotgun sequence genomic DNA carries:
- the LOC137711697 gene encoding uncharacterized protein, which yields MGKPSKGKKSENLGKGKVTPVQIAFIIDQYLCDNNYLVTRSLFRTEALSFIAKLPIQEASKSLLSMMNTYNAGGSPVSAPSVMALKPMLMATPSHPPDGSAAGIILSLPVWLFALCLKNCLNELRNLVAVACLVSLVDLNS from the exons ATGGGGAAGCCATCCAAAGGCAAGAAATCTGAGAATTTGGGGAAGGGAAAGGTCACCCCTGTCCAAATCGCCTTCATCATCGACCAATACCTTTGCGACAACAACTACTTGGTAACCCGCTCTCTTTTCAGAACCGAAGCTTTGTCCTTTATCGCCAAATTGCCGATTCAAGAG GCGTCGAAGAGTTTGTTGAGCATGatgaacacttacaatgccggtgGAAGCCCAGTCTCTGCACCTTCGGTTATGGCTCTGAAGCCGATGCTTATGGCTACTCCATCTCACCCGCCTGATGGGTCTGCTGCAGGTATAATCCTAAGCCTCCCCGTCTGGTTGTTTGCTTTGTGTTTGAAAAATTGCCTGAATGAATTGAGAAATCTTGTGGCAGTTGCATGTTTAGTGAGCTTAGTTGACTTGAACTCGTAG
- the LOC137711614 gene encoding uncharacterized protein, protein MKRITRSRFDPNTHEEDNNLQEDQLQNGATSRSVEPPNSPAKPPSEQSLTPKIASMLGDNVYEVPIKAIPESAEWIFLVVALGLEMLSAAFDQASSPSKPHYALLGMLCAVAALLTTIWELTYKAIKERVVLRRPGLLMLPYLFYPPPRNTVFGDLYDIYGLVGGISQCACSAVQYVYFLRHQIPTN, encoded by the exons ATGAAGAGAATAACTAGGTCACGGTTTGATCCGAATACTCATGAAGAGGACAACAATCTGCAGGAAGATCAACTACAGAATGGTGCTACTTCAAGGTCCGTTGAGCCTCCAAATTCACCAGCAAAGCCTCCTTCTGAGCAATCTCTGACGCCGAAAATTGCTAGTATGCTTGGCGACAATGTGTACGAGGTGCCTATAAAG GCTATTCCAGAATCAGCGGAGTGGATATTTTTAGTCGTTGCCCTAGGCCTAGAGATGTTATCAGCTGCTTTCGACCAGGCTTCGTCCCCAAGTAAACCCCACTACGCGCTACTGGGCATGCTGTGTGCTGTTGCAGCTCTTCTTACTACCATCTGGGAGCTCACTTACAAGGCTATAAAAGAAAGAGTCGTATTAAGGAGGCCGGGATTGCTAATGCTGCCCTACTTATTTTATCCGCCTCCTCGGAACACAGTTTTCGGTGATCTCTATGACATTTATGGATTAGTTGGCGGGATCTCTCAGTGCGCTTGCTCTGCAGTTCAGTACGTTTACTTTCTCCGGCATCAGATTCCAACTAACTAA
- the LOC137710240 gene encoding LEAF RUST 10 DISEASE-RESISTANCEUS RECEPTOR-LIKE PROTEIN KINASE-like 2.1: protein MTNIPYPIKVGIVVLIGDFPTGEDDNWTEEDSENNILRQLTGRRRHLLAGEVRLTVRDGSATIGVVEFTESSSWIRSKKFRLGARVVPSPGYQGLRIRAAVTEAFVVKDHRGKHHLPRYLSHTRNNSTPLNVIINVHVVNILLRMIMPTHLFLTLPIFFFIFNFLIVIPSVIGDDNFRYSECRSYYDCGLLKNISYPFWATGNQPQHCGREDYELTCREDQYPVMKIEDQDFLVLNLSRQFYTMTIARSDLWDTPCTDNIVNTTLDYDRFSYVPAVRNLTLLYGCQPGNMSIPNSFTCKVKGTDRDDISYYVDDPFSRIRMGNWTSCYLNFRVPIMWEGVDVMPDTPDKLKQVLKQGFQVGYEAEWELCRRCVLSNGTCGSKSNSNSFVCYCGDGPRDRICSRSGGSTSKWKRTVVVAASAAGSVLMICVIVRCIEARKQIFKRSNNQDLEAFIRTNGPLAVKRYKFSEIRKVTKSFKDKLGQGGYGDVYKGNLLDGSPVAVKVLKACKGSGEDFINEVSSISRTSHVNVVTLLGYCFEGQKKALIYEFMPNGSLEKYIYNKNALQTSNPQLEVEQLLDIVTGIARGLEYLHLGCNTRILHFDIKPHNILLDENFCPKISDFGLSKLCLNKESITSMLDARGTIGYISPEVFCRNFGGVSVKADVYSYGMMVLEMVGGRKNINVRNSHTSDVCFPDWVYKQLEMGSSSGLPNGATEEENEFARKMILVGLWCIQTKPSDRPSMSRVIEMLQGSIEALQIPPKPVLTFPPPEFSALSLTCSFLD from the exons ATGACAAATATACCCTATCCAATCAAAGTGGGAATTGTTGTTCTTATTGGTGACTTTCCAACTGGAGAGGATGACAACTGGACAGAAGAAGATTCTGAGAACAACATCTTGAGACAGCTTACTGGCCGAAGGCGACACTTGCTTGCTGGAGAAGTAAGGCTCACGGTGAGAGATGGGTCTGCTACAATTGGGGTTGTTGAGTTCACGGAGAGTTCGAGCTGGATTAGGAGCAAAAAATTTAGGCTGGGTGCGCGAGTGGTACCAAGCCCAGGCTATCAGGGTTTAAGGATCCGTGCAGCGGTCACGGAAGCTTTCGTTGTTAAGGATCATCGTGGCAAGCATCATCTTCCTCGCTACTTATCCCATACGAGAAACAATTCG ACACCTTTGAACGTGATAATTAATGTGCATGTTGTGAATATATTACTACGAATGATTATGCCTACTCACCTATTCCTAACACTAcctatcttcttcttcatcttcaactTCTTGATTGTCATCCCCTCTGTTATTGGGGATGACAATTTCCGATATTCAGAGTGCCGCAGCTACTACGACTGCGGCCTCCTCAAAAACATCTCCTACCCCTTCTGGGCCACCGGCAACCAACCTCAACACTGCGGCCGCGAAGACTACGAGCTCACCTGCCGAGAAGATCAATACCCTGTCATGAAAATTGAAGACCAGGATTTTCTTGTGTTAAACTTAAGTCGACAGTTTTACACCATGACAATCGCTCGCTCAGATCTCTGGGACACCCCCTGCACTGACAACATCGTCAACACCACTTTGGACTACGACCGGTTTTCGTACGTCCCAGCTGTTCGGAACCTGACGCTGCTCTACGGCTGCCAGCCGGGGAACATGTCCATACCCAATAGCTTCACTTGCAAGGTGAAGGGTACGGACCGCGACGACATTTCGTACTATGTTGATGACCCTTTTTCGAGGATTCGTATGGGAAATTGGACCTCGTGTTATTTGAATTTTCGAGTACCGATTATGTGGGAGGGTGTGGATGTTATGCCTGACACGCCGGATAAGCTCAAACAGGTTTTGAAACAGGGGTTTCAGGTGGGGTACGAGGCGGAGTGGGAGCTCTGTCGGCGATGTGTATTATCCAATGGAACCTGTGGGTCGAAATCGAATTCTAATTCGTTTGTCTGTTATTGCGGCGATGGACCTCGTGATCGAATATGTTCGCGTTCTGGTG GCAGTACATCGAAATGGAAAAGGACGGTTGTTGTAG CTGCTTCTGCTGCTGGAAGTGTGCTCATGATCTGTGTTATTGTTCGCTGTATTGAAGCTAGGAAGCAAATTTTCAAGAGAAGCAACAATCAAGATCTCGAGGCTTTCATAAGGACTAATGGACCTCTAGCAGTAAAAAGATACAAGTTTTCAGAAATCCGAAAAGTGACCAAGTCATTTAAAGATAAACTAGGTCAAGGAGGTTATGGAGATGTGTACAAAGGCAATCTGCTGGATGGTAGTCCTGTCGCTGTGAAGGTTCTCAAAGCATGCAAAGGGAGTGGAGAGGACTTCATAAACGAGGTTTCAAGCATTAGTAGAACTTCCCACGTCAATGTTGTCACTTTGCTAGGGTATTGCTTTGAAGGTCAGAAAAAAGCTCTCATATATGAGTTCATGCCCAATGGATCACTCGAAAAGTACATTTACAACAAAAATGCTTTGCAAACGAGTAATCCACAATTGGAAGTGGAACAACTACTCGATATTGTTACCGGGATAGCTCGAGGACTCGAGTACTTGCACCTCGGATGCAACACGCGAATTTTACATTTTGACATAAAACCGCATAATATTCTTTTGGATGAAAACTTTTGCCCCAAGATTTCTGATTTTGGGCTTTCGAAACTTTGCCTCAACAAGGAGAGTATTACGTCGATGTTGGATGCAAGAGGGACAATTGGGTATATTTCTCCGGAAGTGTTTTGTAGAAACTTTGGAGGAGTTTCAGTTAAGGCTGATGTCTACAGCTATGGAATGATGGTTCTGGAGATGGTTGGAGGAAGAAAGAACATCAATGTTCGAAATAGCCACACGAGTGATGTTTGTTTTCCGGATTGGGTTTATAAGCAGCTTGAGATGGGCAGCAGTTCAGGGTTGCCCAATGGTGCGACAGAAGAGGAAAACGAATTTGCGAGGAAGATGATTTTGGTAGGGTTGTGGTGCATACAGACGAAGCCATCAGATAGGCCATCTATGAGTAGAGTGATTGAAATGCTGCAAGGAAGCATTGAAGCCTTGCAAATACCACCAAAGCCTGTCCTAACTTTTCCACCACCAGAATTTTCCGCGTTATCACTTACATGTTCTTTTCTGGATTAA
- the LOC137711579 gene encoding calmodulin-binding protein 60 F-like produces the protein MKRITRSRFDPNTREEDNNLQEDQLQNGATSSSVEPPNSPAKPPSEQSLTPKIASILGNNVYEVPIKAAPESAEWIFLVVALGLEMLSAAFDQASSPSKPHYALLGILCAVAAFLTTIWELTYKAIKERVVLRRSGLLMLPYFYYPPPRNTVFGDLYDIYGLVGGISQCACSAVQYVYFLRHTDNPIKSSLLPAIFLMCLGGSRLNRNRRFSSNVDSNNILLTRELTADRPLLDDSCTSAWSLSVQTEREPSGNLQLFFGKNPSPTVFTASKIADEEKNPLHILVVDDQMVPITNLSYPIKVEIVVLDGDFPTGEDDNWTEEEFENNILRQLTGRRRHLLAGEVRLTVRDGSATIGDVEFTESSRWIRSKKFRLGARVIPSPGYQGSRIRAAFTEAFVVKDHRGKHNLPRYLSHTRNNSV, from the exons ATGAAGAGAATAACTAGGTCACGGTTTGATCCGAATACTCGTGAAGAGGACAACAATCTGCAGGAAGATCAACTACAGAATGGTGCAACTTCAAGCTCCGTTGAGCCTCCAAATTCACCAGCAAAGCCTCCATCTGAGCAATCTCTGACGCCGAAAATTGCGAGTATTCTTGGCAACAATGTGTACGAGGTGCCTATAAAG GCTGCTCCTGAATCAGCGGAGTGGATATTTTTAGTCGTTGCCCTCGGCCTAGAGATGTTATCAGCTGCTTTCGACCAGGCTTCGTCCCCAAGTAAACCCCACTACGCGCTACTGGGCATACTGTGtgctgttgcagcttttcttaCTACCATCTGGGAGCTCACTTACAAGGCTATAAAAGAAAGAGTCGTATTAAGGAGGTCGGGATTGCTAATGCTGCCCTACTTTTATTATCCGCCTCCTCGGAACACAGTTTTCGGTGATCTCTATGACATTTATGGATTAGTTGGCGGGATCTCTCAGTGCGCTTGCTCTGCAGTTCAGTACGTTTACTTTCTCCGGCACACTGATAATCCAATCAAATCATCCCTCTTGCCAGCCATCTTCCTTATGTGTTTGGGTGGTTCGAGACTAAATAGGAACCGGAGGTTCAGTAGTAATGTTGATAGCAACAATATTTTGTTGACGAGGGAGCTGACCGCCGACCGACCCTTGCTCGATGATTCTTGTACTTCTGCTTGGAGTCTCAGTGTCCAAACCGAACGAGAACCATCGGGCAACTTACAATTATTTTTCGGTAAAAACCCCTCACCCACAGTTTTCACTGCGAGCAAGATTGCGGATGAAGAGAAAAATCCACTTCACATCCTAGTTGTGGATGACCAAATGGTtccaataacaaatctatcttaTCCAATCAAAGTGGAAATTGTTGTTCTTGATGGTGACTTTCCAACTGGAGAGGATGACAACTGGAcagaagaagaatttgagaaCAACATCTTGAGACAGCTTACTGGCCGAAGGCGACACTTGCTTGCCGGAGAAGTAAGGCTCACGGTGAGAGATGGGTCTGCTACAATTGGGGATGTTGAGTTCACGGAGAGTTCGAGATGGATTAGGAGCAAAAAATTTAGGCTGGGTGCACGAGTGATACCAAGCCCAGGCTATCAGGGTTCAAGGATCCGTGCAGCGTTCACGGAAGCTTTCGTTGTTAAAGATCATCGTGGCAAGCATAATCTTCCTCGTTATTTATCCCATACGAGAAACAATTCTGTATAA